A part of Chitinimonas koreensis genomic DNA contains:
- the nrdR gene encoding transcriptional regulator NrdR, with amino-acid sequence MKCPYCGSLDTQVADTRLSEEGDSVRRRRKCGACDKRFTTFEMAEVRPPQVVKANGSRADYDREKVRVSFMRALHKRPVPTQLVDEAIARIDQKVLSLGEREIDSRRIGEMVMAELAKLDKVAYIRFASVYRSFQDVDDFKDVIREVSKKP; translated from the coding sequence ATGAAATGCCCGTATTGCGGTTCGCTCGATACCCAGGTGGCCGATACGCGGCTGTCGGAAGAGGGCGACAGCGTGCGCCGGCGCCGCAAGTGCGGCGCCTGCGACAAGCGCTTCACCACCTTCGAGATGGCCGAGGTGCGGCCGCCGCAGGTGGTCAAGGCCAACGGCAGCCGGGCCGACTACGACCGCGAGAAGGTGCGCGTCAGCTTCATGCGCGCGCTGCACAAGCGGCCGGTGCCGACCCAGCTGGTCGACGAGGCGATCGCCCGCATCGACCAGAAGGTGCTGAGCCTCGGCGAGCGCGAGATCGATTCGCGCCGCATCGGCGAGATGGTGATGGCCGAGCTGGCCAAGCTCGACAAGGTCGCCTACATCCGCTTCGCCTCGGTCTACCGCAGCTTCCAGGACGTCGACGACTTCAAGGACGTGATCCGCGAAGTGAGCAAGAAGCCATGA